A window from Festucalex cinctus isolate MCC-2025b chromosome 12, RoL_Fcin_1.0, whole genome shotgun sequence encodes these proteins:
- the asmt2 gene encoding acetylserotonin O-methyltransferase 2 → MTDSATVVMVIHGTALRRALNATQSASQPAPPPPVLRQRLQFQPSSDSASGRLHVQAQLGNISSAMAEHLSQSELDYPFKLLEYFNGFRVSKVIFTACELGIFDLLTTSPCALSAQQVARTVHASVDGTERLLDALVGIEILHVEMQPEDGTALYSSTDVASVYLAKSGAKSLHDIAVYQSQNTYPLWSNLVDAVREGKNQNQKTFGIPPEEIFQAFYRSEEEMLKFMCRMNSSWVLDGHDMVTAFNLAGFRNIVDLGGCTGALARELAKTYPSSSVTVFDMPAVVEMATKHFRQENDTFTFQSGDFFHGELPAAHLYVLARILHDWSEDKCLTLLKRIHDVCEPGGGVLLVEATLLESRRGPVQTQLFSLNMLVQAEGRERPPSEYTGLIRRSGFRDAQLCRTGKSYDAILALR, encoded by the exons ATGACCGACAGCGCCACTGTTGTTATGGTCATTCATGGAACTGCCCTCAGACGAGCGCTGAATGCCACCCagtcagccagccagccagcccctcctcctcctgtccTCCGACAGCGTCTTCAGTTCCAACCATCATCGGACAGCGCTTCAGGACGCCTTCACGTTCAAGCACAACTTGGGAACATTTCAT cagCCATGGCCGAGCATCTTTCGCAGAGTGAGCTGGACTACCCGTTTAAACTACTCGAGTACTTTAACGGCTTCAGGGTGTCCAAG GTGATCTTCACCGCTTGCGAGCTGGGCATCTTCGACCTCCTGACGACGTCGCCGTGTGCGTTGAGCGCCCAGCAGGTAGCGCGGACCGTGCACGCCAGCGTGGACGGAACCGAGCGACTGCTGGATGCCCTGGTGGGCATCGAGATACTCCATGTTGAGATGCAACCGGAGGACGGGACAG CTCTTTACAGCAGCACCGATGTGGCCAGCGTGTACTTGGCCAAAAGTGGCGCCAAGTCGCTGCACGACATCGCGGTCTACCAGTCGCAGAACACATACCCACTTTGGAGCAACCTGGTGGACGCAGTCAG GGAAGGCAAGAATCAGAACCAGAAGACCTTTGGCATCCCGCCCGAGGAGATCTTCCAAGCCTTTTACAG gtcCGAAGAAGAGATGCTGAAGTTCATGTGTCGGATGAACTCCTCGTGGGTGCTAGACGGACACGACATGGTGACGGCGTTCAACCTGGCCGGCTTCCGGAACATCGTCGACCTCGGAG GATGCACGGGTGCACTGGCCCGCGAGTTGGCAAAGACGTACCCCTCGTCCTCCGTCACCGTGTTTGACATGCCGGCAGTCGTGGAAATGGCCACCAAGCACTTCCGGCAGGAGAACGACACCTTCACATTCCAGAGCG GAGATTTCTTTCACGGTGAACTTCCCGCTGCTCACTTATACGTCCTGGCTCGCATCCTCCACGACTGGTCGGAGGACAAATGTCTGACGCTTCTCAAGAGGATCCACGACGTCTGCGAGCCAG gTGGCGGCGTGCTGCTGGTGGAGGCCACGCTGCTGGAGAGCCGGCGGGGCCCCGTCCAGACGCAGCTCTTCTCGCTCAACATGCTGGTGCAGGCGGAAGGCCGCGAGCGTCCGCCGTCCGAGTACACCGGCTTGATCCGACGGAGCGGCTTCCGCGACGCGCAGCTGTGCCGCACAGGGAAATCCTACGACGCCATCTTGGCCCTCAGATAA
- the tnfaip2b gene encoding tumor necrosis factor alpha-induced protein 2 isoform X2, whose translation MRSVMPLLKDVSAGAQKGEAPHLQVFLSMCDLICCIYFIFTERRCCRKCRRTMPLDCLPFTRCKGHDSTQKHGGFKWSTLSSWSDSDRKAAAVGNKPAGKMAAGGHKLKLKLPKWGSHVAQIRRNSASATDGQTEPQDVHNETAAPPVPAPVPPAPLTFEEHLSALHLSEAGRLLLDREERLFGVEASPQGRRREDVDALAADRQSLEEVVLRTLRSSLDGADTEALKSAVTFMQLEDERDGVWERRGGMPPPWRLRDWTQVHVDTLQSVVEERMDAPRTTPTGQSSIQADVHGMGRQLRNDLLLVVERVKPCYPSHRCICQLYAACYHHCIGARLRRLADFGLDDQDCSFLLRWVNDYYPQLLQELKLAADIDIQVLQELLPENLLSPLEEQYLSRQQRELSTYVGRILDEAQEAWTKGEEPPREDECFVSPMAYDIIQLVNGIMNAAEKVVGDLQKAHTLTCQLQDLLHRFRNFQADVIRRNKANSPSFVKANLDSVAQFRHFLTTHSRLFPADVREGCLSVLSDMQQRAHEYLLGPVHKNLKPHYRKLFSQEWLKESTLDRLQSGLEDEMLQLQGPSKSCHQELIGRLQQEVSVEYVRRLLKGEIRLKDKRQQQQAADNVEDDARALHDFFTGHGSKEAWLQEPLSMMAEVLKLQDLPAIQFQVASLASTFPDFRLQLSKRTLSRDACHFGLTSAGGPFL comes from the exons ATGCGTTCAGTCATGCCACTGCTGAAGGATGTAAGTGCAGGTGCACAGAAAGGGGAGGCGCCACATCTTCAAGTCTTCTTATCCATGTGTGATCtgatttgttgtatttattttatttttacggaACGCCGCTGTTGTCGGAAGTGCCGTCGCACGATGCCGCTCGACTGTTTGCCCTTCACACGCTGCAAGGGTCACG ACTCGACGCAGAAACATGGCGGCTTCAAGTGGTCAACGTTGTCATCCTGGTCTGATTCCGACCGCAAGGCGGCGGCCGTGGGGAATAAGCCCGCCGGGAAAATGGCGGCGGGGGGCCACAAGCTAAAACTAAAGTTGCCCAAGTGGGGAAGCCACGTGGCTCAAATCAGGCGGAACAGCGCCTCCGcaacggacggacagacggagcCCCAAGACGTTCACAATGAGACAG CAGCCCCACCAGTTCCGGCACCGGTGCCACCAGCGCCGCTGACCTTCGAGGAGCACCTTTCGGCGCTCCACCTGAGTGAGGCGGGCCGGCTGCTTCTGGACCGAGAGGAACGTCTCTTTGGCGTTGAGGCGAGCCCGCAGGGACGGCGCCGGGAGGACGTGGACGCTCTGGCGGCCGACCGCCAATCCTTGGAGGAGGTGGTGCTGAGGACACTCAGGAGCTCACTGGATGGAGCGGACACAGAGGCGCTCAAGTCGGCCGTGACGTTCATGCAGCTGGAGGACGAGCGCGATGGCGTGTGGGAGCGGCGCGGGGGCATGCCGCCGCCCTGGAGGCTCAG GGACTGGACGCAAGTGCACGTCGACACGCTGCAAAGTGTGGTGGAGGAGCGCATGGACGCCCCGCGGACGACCCCGACGGGCCAGTCGTCCATCCAGGCTGACGTGCACGGCATGGGCCGGCAGCTGAGGAACGACCTCCTGCTGGTGGTGGAGCGCGTCAAGCCGTGCTACCCGAGCCACCGGTGCATCTGCCAGCTGTACGCCGCCTGCTACCACCACTGCATCGGTGCCAGGCTCAGGAGGCTGGCCGACTTCGGACTGGACGACCAGGACTGCAGCTTCCTCCTGCGCTGGGTCAACGACTACTACCCGCA ATTGCTTCAAGAACTTAAGCTGGCCGCAGACATTGACATCCAAGTCCTTCAAGAGCTCCTACCTGAAAATCTCCTCTCACCTTTGGAGGAACAATACCTGAGTCGTCAACAG CGGGAATTGAGCACGTACGTGGGACGCATCTTGGACGAGGCCCAGGAGGCCTGGACCAAAGGAGAGGAGCCGCCCAGGGAGGACGAATGCTTCGTCAGTCCGATGGCCTATGACATCATTCAG CTGGTAAATGGCATCATGAATGCAGCGGAGAAGGTGGTTGGCGACCTGCAGAAGGCTCACACTTTGACGTGTCAGCTGCAAGACCTGCTGCACAG GTTCAGGAATTTCCAGGCCGACGTCATCAGGCGTAACAAAGCAAACAGCCCGTCCTTCGTCAAAGCCAACCTCGACTCTGTGGCGCAGTTCCG GCACTTCCTGACGACGCACAGCCGCCTTTTCCCGGCGGACGTTCGGGAAGGCTGCCTGAGCGTTCTGAGCGACATGCAACAAAGAGCGCACGAGTACCTGCTCGGCCCCGTGCACAAGAACCTCAAG CCGCACTACCGTAAACTGTTCAGCCAAGAGTGGTTGAAGGAGTCAACGCTGGATAGGTTGCAGTCTGGCCTGGAGGATGAAATGCTTCAACTTCAAGGCCCGTCCAAGTCCTGTCATCAG GAGCTGATTGGCCGGCTGCAGCAGGAAGTGTCCGTCGAGTACGTTCGCAGGCTCCTGAAGGGAGAGATCCGGCTGAAGGACAAACGGCAGCAACAGCAGGCCGCCGACAACGTGGAGGACGACGCGCGCGCTCTGCACGACTTCTTCACGGGACAC GGCTCCAAGGAGGCGTGGCTTCAGGAGCCTCTGAGCATGATGGCCGAAGTCCTGAAGCTCCAGGATCTCCCTGCCATCCAGTTCCAGGTGGCCTCGCTAGCAAGCACTTTCCCCGACTTTag ATTGCAACTCAGCAAGAGAACACTTTCACGGGACGCGTGTCACTTTGGCCTCACATCAGCCGGAGGCCCTTTTTTGTAG
- the tnfaip2b gene encoding tumor necrosis factor alpha-induced protein 2 isoform X4, with amino-acid sequence MAAGGHKLKLKLPKWGSHVAQIRRNSASATDGQTEPQDVHNETAAPPVPAPVPPAPLTFEEHLSALHLSEAGRLLLDREERLFGVEASPQGRRREDVDALAADRQSLEEVVLRTLRSSLDGADTEALKSAVTFMQLEDERDGVWERRGGMPPPWRLRDWTQVHVDTLQSVVEERMDAPRTTPTGQSSIQADVHGMGRQLRNDLLLVVERVKPCYPSHRCICQLYAACYHHCIGARLRRLADFGLDDQDCSFLLRWVNDYYPQLLQELKLAADIDIQVLQELLPENLLSPLEEQYLSRQQRELSTYVGRILDEAQEAWTKGEEPPREDECFVSPMAYDIIQLVNGIMNAAEKVVGDLQKAHTLTCQLQDLLHRFRNFQADVIRRNKANSPSFVKANLDSVAQFRHFLTTHSRLFPADVREGCLSVLSDMQQRAHEYLLGPVHKNLKPHYRKLFSQEWLKESTLDRLQSGLEDEMLQLQGPSKSCHQELIGRLQQEVSVEYVRRLLKGEIRLKDKRQQQQAADNVEDDARALHDFFTGHGSKEAWLQEPLSMMAEVLKLQDLPAIQFQVASLASTFPDFSEKHVMCLLKLKGNLTKEDKNNVKAVLAEIPEDSGQSRPFFSFVVVK; translated from the exons ATGGCGGCGGGGGGCCACAAGCTAAAACTAAAGTTGCCCAAGTGGGGAAGCCACGTGGCTCAAATCAGGCGGAACAGCGCCTCCGcaacggacggacagacggagcCCCAAGACGTTCACAATGAGACAG CAGCCCCACCAGTTCCGGCACCGGTGCCACCAGCGCCGCTGACCTTCGAGGAGCACCTTTCGGCGCTCCACCTGAGTGAGGCGGGCCGGCTGCTTCTGGACCGAGAGGAACGTCTCTTTGGCGTTGAGGCGAGCCCGCAGGGACGGCGCCGGGAGGACGTGGACGCTCTGGCGGCCGACCGCCAATCCTTGGAGGAGGTGGTGCTGAGGACACTCAGGAGCTCACTGGATGGAGCGGACACAGAGGCGCTCAAGTCGGCCGTGACGTTCATGCAGCTGGAGGACGAGCGCGATGGCGTGTGGGAGCGGCGCGGGGGCATGCCGCCGCCCTGGAGGCTCAG GGACTGGACGCAAGTGCACGTCGACACGCTGCAAAGTGTGGTGGAGGAGCGCATGGACGCCCCGCGGACGACCCCGACGGGCCAGTCGTCCATCCAGGCTGACGTGCACGGCATGGGCCGGCAGCTGAGGAACGACCTCCTGCTGGTGGTGGAGCGCGTCAAGCCGTGCTACCCGAGCCACCGGTGCATCTGCCAGCTGTACGCCGCCTGCTACCACCACTGCATCGGTGCCAGGCTCAGGAGGCTGGCCGACTTCGGACTGGACGACCAGGACTGCAGCTTCCTCCTGCGCTGGGTCAACGACTACTACCCGCA ATTGCTTCAAGAACTTAAGCTGGCCGCAGACATTGACATCCAAGTCCTTCAAGAGCTCCTACCTGAAAATCTCCTCTCACCTTTGGAGGAACAATACCTGAGTCGTCAACAG CGGGAATTGAGCACGTACGTGGGACGCATCTTGGACGAGGCCCAGGAGGCCTGGACCAAAGGAGAGGAGCCGCCCAGGGAGGACGAATGCTTCGTCAGTCCGATGGCCTATGACATCATTCAG CTGGTAAATGGCATCATGAATGCAGCGGAGAAGGTGGTTGGCGACCTGCAGAAGGCTCACACTTTGACGTGTCAGCTGCAAGACCTGCTGCACAG GTTCAGGAATTTCCAGGCCGACGTCATCAGGCGTAACAAAGCAAACAGCCCGTCCTTCGTCAAAGCCAACCTCGACTCTGTGGCGCAGTTCCG GCACTTCCTGACGACGCACAGCCGCCTTTTCCCGGCGGACGTTCGGGAAGGCTGCCTGAGCGTTCTGAGCGACATGCAACAAAGAGCGCACGAGTACCTGCTCGGCCCCGTGCACAAGAACCTCAAG CCGCACTACCGTAAACTGTTCAGCCAAGAGTGGTTGAAGGAGTCAACGCTGGATAGGTTGCAGTCTGGCCTGGAGGATGAAATGCTTCAACTTCAAGGCCCGTCCAAGTCCTGTCATCAG GAGCTGATTGGCCGGCTGCAGCAGGAAGTGTCCGTCGAGTACGTTCGCAGGCTCCTGAAGGGAGAGATCCGGCTGAAGGACAAACGGCAGCAACAGCAGGCCGCCGACAACGTGGAGGACGACGCGCGCGCTCTGCACGACTTCTTCACGGGACAC GGCTCCAAGGAGGCGTGGCTTCAGGAGCCTCTGAGCATGATGGCCGAAGTCCTGAAGCTCCAGGATCTCCCTGCCATCCAGTTCCAGGTGGCCTCGCTAGCAAGCACTTTCCCCGACTTTag tGAGAAGCATGTTATGTGTTTGCTCAAACTGAAGGGCAACCTAACCAAGGAGGACAAGAACAACGTGAAGGCGGTCCTGGCGGAGATTCCCGAGGACTCGGGCCAATCGAGGCCTTTTTTCTCGTTTGTGGTGGTCAAGTAG
- the tnfaip2b gene encoding tumor necrosis factor alpha-induced protein 2 isoform X1 yields MRSVMPLLKDVSAGAQKGEAPHLQVFLSMCDLICCIYFIFTERRCCRKCRRTMPLDCLPFTRCKGHDSTQKHGGFKWSTLSSWSDSDRKAAAVGNKPAGKMAAGGHKLKLKLPKWGSHVAQIRRNSASATDGQTEPQDVHNETAAPPVPAPVPPAPLTFEEHLSALHLSEAGRLLLDREERLFGVEASPQGRRREDVDALAADRQSLEEVVLRTLRSSLDGADTEALKSAVTFMQLEDERDGVWERRGGMPPPWRLRDWTQVHVDTLQSVVEERMDAPRTTPTGQSSIQADVHGMGRQLRNDLLLVVERVKPCYPSHRCICQLYAACYHHCIGARLRRLADFGLDDQDCSFLLRWVNDYYPQLLQELKLAADIDIQVLQELLPENLLSPLEEQYLSRQQRELSTYVGRILDEAQEAWTKGEEPPREDECFVSPMAYDIIQLVNGIMNAAEKVVGDLQKAHTLTCQLQDLLHRFRNFQADVIRRNKANSPSFVKANLDSVAQFRHFLTTHSRLFPADVREGCLSVLSDMQQRAHEYLLGPVHKNLKPHYRKLFSQEWLKESTLDRLQSGLEDEMLQLQGPSKSCHQELIGRLQQEVSVEYVRRLLKGEIRLKDKRQQQQAADNVEDDARALHDFFTGHGSKEAWLQEPLSMMAEVLKLQDLPAIQFQVASLASTFPDFSEKHVMCLLKLKGNLTKEDKNNVKAVLAEIPEDSGQSRPFFSFVVVK; encoded by the exons ATGCGTTCAGTCATGCCACTGCTGAAGGATGTAAGTGCAGGTGCACAGAAAGGGGAGGCGCCACATCTTCAAGTCTTCTTATCCATGTGTGATCtgatttgttgtatttattttatttttacggaACGCCGCTGTTGTCGGAAGTGCCGTCGCACGATGCCGCTCGACTGTTTGCCCTTCACACGCTGCAAGGGTCACG ACTCGACGCAGAAACATGGCGGCTTCAAGTGGTCAACGTTGTCATCCTGGTCTGATTCCGACCGCAAGGCGGCGGCCGTGGGGAATAAGCCCGCCGGGAAAATGGCGGCGGGGGGCCACAAGCTAAAACTAAAGTTGCCCAAGTGGGGAAGCCACGTGGCTCAAATCAGGCGGAACAGCGCCTCCGcaacggacggacagacggagcCCCAAGACGTTCACAATGAGACAG CAGCCCCACCAGTTCCGGCACCGGTGCCACCAGCGCCGCTGACCTTCGAGGAGCACCTTTCGGCGCTCCACCTGAGTGAGGCGGGCCGGCTGCTTCTGGACCGAGAGGAACGTCTCTTTGGCGTTGAGGCGAGCCCGCAGGGACGGCGCCGGGAGGACGTGGACGCTCTGGCGGCCGACCGCCAATCCTTGGAGGAGGTGGTGCTGAGGACACTCAGGAGCTCACTGGATGGAGCGGACACAGAGGCGCTCAAGTCGGCCGTGACGTTCATGCAGCTGGAGGACGAGCGCGATGGCGTGTGGGAGCGGCGCGGGGGCATGCCGCCGCCCTGGAGGCTCAG GGACTGGACGCAAGTGCACGTCGACACGCTGCAAAGTGTGGTGGAGGAGCGCATGGACGCCCCGCGGACGACCCCGACGGGCCAGTCGTCCATCCAGGCTGACGTGCACGGCATGGGCCGGCAGCTGAGGAACGACCTCCTGCTGGTGGTGGAGCGCGTCAAGCCGTGCTACCCGAGCCACCGGTGCATCTGCCAGCTGTACGCCGCCTGCTACCACCACTGCATCGGTGCCAGGCTCAGGAGGCTGGCCGACTTCGGACTGGACGACCAGGACTGCAGCTTCCTCCTGCGCTGGGTCAACGACTACTACCCGCA ATTGCTTCAAGAACTTAAGCTGGCCGCAGACATTGACATCCAAGTCCTTCAAGAGCTCCTACCTGAAAATCTCCTCTCACCTTTGGAGGAACAATACCTGAGTCGTCAACAG CGGGAATTGAGCACGTACGTGGGACGCATCTTGGACGAGGCCCAGGAGGCCTGGACCAAAGGAGAGGAGCCGCCCAGGGAGGACGAATGCTTCGTCAGTCCGATGGCCTATGACATCATTCAG CTGGTAAATGGCATCATGAATGCAGCGGAGAAGGTGGTTGGCGACCTGCAGAAGGCTCACACTTTGACGTGTCAGCTGCAAGACCTGCTGCACAG GTTCAGGAATTTCCAGGCCGACGTCATCAGGCGTAACAAAGCAAACAGCCCGTCCTTCGTCAAAGCCAACCTCGACTCTGTGGCGCAGTTCCG GCACTTCCTGACGACGCACAGCCGCCTTTTCCCGGCGGACGTTCGGGAAGGCTGCCTGAGCGTTCTGAGCGACATGCAACAAAGAGCGCACGAGTACCTGCTCGGCCCCGTGCACAAGAACCTCAAG CCGCACTACCGTAAACTGTTCAGCCAAGAGTGGTTGAAGGAGTCAACGCTGGATAGGTTGCAGTCTGGCCTGGAGGATGAAATGCTTCAACTTCAAGGCCCGTCCAAGTCCTGTCATCAG GAGCTGATTGGCCGGCTGCAGCAGGAAGTGTCCGTCGAGTACGTTCGCAGGCTCCTGAAGGGAGAGATCCGGCTGAAGGACAAACGGCAGCAACAGCAGGCCGCCGACAACGTGGAGGACGACGCGCGCGCTCTGCACGACTTCTTCACGGGACAC GGCTCCAAGGAGGCGTGGCTTCAGGAGCCTCTGAGCATGATGGCCGAAGTCCTGAAGCTCCAGGATCTCCCTGCCATCCAGTTCCAGGTGGCCTCGCTAGCAAGCACTTTCCCCGACTTTag tGAGAAGCATGTTATGTGTTTGCTCAAACTGAAGGGCAACCTAACCAAGGAGGACAAGAACAACGTGAAGGCGGTCCTGGCGGAGATTCCCGAGGACTCGGGCCAATCGAGGCCTTTTTTCTCGTTTGTGGTGGTCAAGTAG
- the tnfaip2b gene encoding tumor necrosis factor alpha-induced protein 2 isoform X3 translates to MRSDSTQKHGGFKWSTLSSWSDSDRKAAAVGNKPAGKMAAGGHKLKLKLPKWGSHVAQIRRNSASATDGQTEPQDVHNETAAPPVPAPVPPAPLTFEEHLSALHLSEAGRLLLDREERLFGVEASPQGRRREDVDALAADRQSLEEVVLRTLRSSLDGADTEALKSAVTFMQLEDERDGVWERRGGMPPPWRLRDWTQVHVDTLQSVVEERMDAPRTTPTGQSSIQADVHGMGRQLRNDLLLVVERVKPCYPSHRCICQLYAACYHHCIGARLRRLADFGLDDQDCSFLLRWVNDYYPQLLQELKLAADIDIQVLQELLPENLLSPLEEQYLSRQQRELSTYVGRILDEAQEAWTKGEEPPREDECFVSPMAYDIIQLVNGIMNAAEKVVGDLQKAHTLTCQLQDLLHRFRNFQADVIRRNKANSPSFVKANLDSVAQFRHFLTTHSRLFPADVREGCLSVLSDMQQRAHEYLLGPVHKNLKPHYRKLFSQEWLKESTLDRLQSGLEDEMLQLQGPSKSCHQELIGRLQQEVSVEYVRRLLKGEIRLKDKRQQQQAADNVEDDARALHDFFTGHGSKEAWLQEPLSMMAEVLKLQDLPAIQFQVASLASTFPDFSEKHVMCLLKLKGNLTKEDKNNVKAVLAEIPEDSGQSRPFFSFVVVK, encoded by the exons ATGAGATCGG ACTCGACGCAGAAACATGGCGGCTTCAAGTGGTCAACGTTGTCATCCTGGTCTGATTCCGACCGCAAGGCGGCGGCCGTGGGGAATAAGCCCGCCGGGAAAATGGCGGCGGGGGGCCACAAGCTAAAACTAAAGTTGCCCAAGTGGGGAAGCCACGTGGCTCAAATCAGGCGGAACAGCGCCTCCGcaacggacggacagacggagcCCCAAGACGTTCACAATGAGACAG CAGCCCCACCAGTTCCGGCACCGGTGCCACCAGCGCCGCTGACCTTCGAGGAGCACCTTTCGGCGCTCCACCTGAGTGAGGCGGGCCGGCTGCTTCTGGACCGAGAGGAACGTCTCTTTGGCGTTGAGGCGAGCCCGCAGGGACGGCGCCGGGAGGACGTGGACGCTCTGGCGGCCGACCGCCAATCCTTGGAGGAGGTGGTGCTGAGGACACTCAGGAGCTCACTGGATGGAGCGGACACAGAGGCGCTCAAGTCGGCCGTGACGTTCATGCAGCTGGAGGACGAGCGCGATGGCGTGTGGGAGCGGCGCGGGGGCATGCCGCCGCCCTGGAGGCTCAG GGACTGGACGCAAGTGCACGTCGACACGCTGCAAAGTGTGGTGGAGGAGCGCATGGACGCCCCGCGGACGACCCCGACGGGCCAGTCGTCCATCCAGGCTGACGTGCACGGCATGGGCCGGCAGCTGAGGAACGACCTCCTGCTGGTGGTGGAGCGCGTCAAGCCGTGCTACCCGAGCCACCGGTGCATCTGCCAGCTGTACGCCGCCTGCTACCACCACTGCATCGGTGCCAGGCTCAGGAGGCTGGCCGACTTCGGACTGGACGACCAGGACTGCAGCTTCCTCCTGCGCTGGGTCAACGACTACTACCCGCA ATTGCTTCAAGAACTTAAGCTGGCCGCAGACATTGACATCCAAGTCCTTCAAGAGCTCCTACCTGAAAATCTCCTCTCACCTTTGGAGGAACAATACCTGAGTCGTCAACAG CGGGAATTGAGCACGTACGTGGGACGCATCTTGGACGAGGCCCAGGAGGCCTGGACCAAAGGAGAGGAGCCGCCCAGGGAGGACGAATGCTTCGTCAGTCCGATGGCCTATGACATCATTCAG CTGGTAAATGGCATCATGAATGCAGCGGAGAAGGTGGTTGGCGACCTGCAGAAGGCTCACACTTTGACGTGTCAGCTGCAAGACCTGCTGCACAG GTTCAGGAATTTCCAGGCCGACGTCATCAGGCGTAACAAAGCAAACAGCCCGTCCTTCGTCAAAGCCAACCTCGACTCTGTGGCGCAGTTCCG GCACTTCCTGACGACGCACAGCCGCCTTTTCCCGGCGGACGTTCGGGAAGGCTGCCTGAGCGTTCTGAGCGACATGCAACAAAGAGCGCACGAGTACCTGCTCGGCCCCGTGCACAAGAACCTCAAG CCGCACTACCGTAAACTGTTCAGCCAAGAGTGGTTGAAGGAGTCAACGCTGGATAGGTTGCAGTCTGGCCTGGAGGATGAAATGCTTCAACTTCAAGGCCCGTCCAAGTCCTGTCATCAG GAGCTGATTGGCCGGCTGCAGCAGGAAGTGTCCGTCGAGTACGTTCGCAGGCTCCTGAAGGGAGAGATCCGGCTGAAGGACAAACGGCAGCAACAGCAGGCCGCCGACAACGTGGAGGACGACGCGCGCGCTCTGCACGACTTCTTCACGGGACAC GGCTCCAAGGAGGCGTGGCTTCAGGAGCCTCTGAGCATGATGGCCGAAGTCCTGAAGCTCCAGGATCTCCCTGCCATCCAGTTCCAGGTGGCCTCGCTAGCAAGCACTTTCCCCGACTTTag tGAGAAGCATGTTATGTGTTTGCTCAAACTGAAGGGCAACCTAACCAAGGAGGACAAGAACAACGTGAAGGCGGTCCTGGCGGAGATTCCCGAGGACTCGGGCCAATCGAGGCCTTTTTTCTCGTTTGTGGTGGTCAAGTAG